In Zingiber officinale cultivar Zhangliang chromosome 8B, Zo_v1.1, whole genome shotgun sequence, a single genomic region encodes these proteins:
- the LOC122017815 gene encoding DNA-3-methyladenine glycosylase 1-like, translating to MDGKTLHPIQSTSSSSSPKHLLIPDPSVASSSSALPIATLTAASAVSIRPRKNRKVSSSSDASKRVASSAAGRLAVRVIPRPLSSDGEIVAALRYLRAADPYLARVIDLHELPTFQCLHPPFHALARSILYQQLAMKAGAAVYARFISLCGGESGVVPEVVLDLTPHQLRQIGVSGRKASYLHDLARKYHSGILSDAAIVAMDDKSLSTMLTMVKGIGAWSVHMFMIFSLHRPDVLPVGDLGVRKGVQLLYGLEEVPRPSQMEQLCERWRPYRSVGSWYMWRLGEVKGAPPLASSNAEDGALDFTSVGGGAISQPQLIDPIQILPSLG from the coding sequence ATGGATGGGAAGACCCTCCACCCTATTCAAtctacatcttcttcctcctcccctaAACATCTCCTGATTCCCGACCCCTCCgtcgcctcctcctcctctgccCTACCTATCGCCACCCTCACCGCTGCCTCCGCAGTCTCAATTCgacccagaaagaacagaaaggtTTCCTCCTCCTCGGACGCTTCCAAGAGGGTCGCCTCCTCTGCCGCCGGCCGCCTCGCCGTCCGCGTGATCCCCCGCCCTCTTTCCTCTGATGGGGAGATTGTCGCTGCACTTCGCTACCTCCGCGCCGCTGACCCATATCTCGCCCGCGTGATCGACTTACACGAGCTTCCCACTTTCCAGTGTCTCCACCCACCTTTCCACGCCCTCGCCCGCAGCATCCTCTACCAGCAACTGGCCATGAAGGCCGGCGCTGCCGTCTATGCCCGATTCATCTCTCTTTGCGGTGGCGAGTCCGGCGTTGTTCCTGAGGTTGTCCTCGACCTTACCCCTCATCAACTCCGCCAGATCGGTGTCTCTGGCCGCAAGGCTTCCTACCTCCACGACCTAGCCCGGAAGTACCACAGCGGCATACTCTCTGATGCCGCCATCGTTGCTATGGACGACAAGTCGCTCTCCACTATGCTCACCATGGTCAAGGGCATTGGTGCATGGTCCGTTCATATGTTCATgatcttctcgctccaccgaccTGATGTACTCCCCGTCGGCGACCTTGGTGTTCGCAAGGGGGTGCAATTGCTGTATGGTCTCGAGGAAGTCCCACGGCCTTCGCAGATGGAGCAGCTTTGTGAACGGTGGAGACCGTATCGTTCTGTTGGGTCTTGGTACATGTGGAGGCTTGGGGAGGTCAAGGGTGCACCCCCTTTGGCTTCATCAAATGCTGAAGATGGTGCCCTTGATTTCACTTCCGTGGGAGGAGGAGCAATATCGCAGCCACAGTTAATTGATCCAATTCAGATACTTCCTAGTCTTGGGTGA
- the LOC122013353 gene encoding sugar transporter ERD6-like 4 codes for MSFRGEESGSEDGRGSDLKKPFLHTGSWYRMAGTMGSRQSSMMNSSTYAIRDSAISVVLCTLIVALGPIQFGFTGGYSSPTQDGIIADLNLSLSEFSIFGSLSNVGAMVGAIASGQIAEYIGRKGSLMIASIPNIIGWLAISFARDSSFLYMGRLLAGFGVGVISYTVPVYIAEISPQNLRGALGSVNQLSVTIGILMAYLLGMFIRWRMLAVIGILPCTVLIPALFFIPESPRWLAKMGMTEDFEASLQVLRGFDTDISAEVNEIKRSVASSTRRTAIRFTQLKQKRYSLPLMIGIGLLVLQQLTGINGILFYASNIFKSAGLTNGDLPTFGLGVIQVLATGVTTWLLDRAGRRILLIVSSVVMSLSLLLVSVAFFLEGTFSADSNSFHIMSILSLVGLVGYVIGFSLGMGAIPWIIMSEILPVNIKSLAGSVATLANWLTSFVVTMSANLLLNWSTGGTFAIYTVVSALTLVFVIIWVPETKGRTLEEIQWSFR; via the exons ATGAGCTTTAGAGGTGAGGAGAGCGGCAGCGAAGATGGGCGGGGCAGCGACCTCAAGAAGCCGTTCCTCCACACCGGGAGCTGGTACCGGATGGCCGGCACGATGGGGTCGCGGCAGTCTAGCATGATGAATTCCTCCACTTACGCCATTCGCGACTCCGCCATCTCCGTCGTCCTCTGCACCTTAATCGTTGCCCTCGGTCCCATACAGTTCGGCTTCACTGGGGGCTACTCCTCACCCACCCAGGACGGCATCATCGCTGACCTCAACCTCTCCCTTTCCGAG TTCTCGATCTTTGGTTCCCTGTCCAACGTTGGAGCCATGGTGGGCGCGATCGCAAGTGGGCAGATCGCCGAGTACATTGGGCGCAAAGGG TCGCTGATGATCGCTTCAATCCCTAACATAATTGGCTGGCTGGCAATTTCCTTTGCAAGA GACTCTTCGTTCCTATATATGGGTCGGCTACTGGCAGGATTCGGCGTCGGTGTGATCTCATATACA GTGCCTGTCTATATAGCAGAGATATCACCTCAAAACTTAAGAGGAGCGCTCGGCTCTGTGAATCAG CTTTCTGTGACTATTGGCATTTTGATGGCTTATCTATTGGGTATGTTTATCCGTTGGAGGATGCTTGCAGTGATAG GAATCTTGCCTTGTACAGTCCTCATTCCTGCTCTGTTCTTCATTCCGGAGTCTCCAAGATGGCTG GCAAAAATGGGGATGACAGAAGATTTTGAAGCTTCACTACAAGTTTTGAGAGGTTTTGATACAGATATTTCTGCTGAAGTAAATGAAATCaag AGGTCTGTGGCATCATCGACCAGAAGGACAGCAATCAGATTTACACAACTAAAACAAAAAAGATACTCACTTCCTCTTATG ATAGGTATTGGTCTACTGGTACTGCAGCAGTTAACTGGAATCAATGGCATCCTATTTTATGCCAGCAACATTTTCAAATCAGCTG GACTTACAAATGGTGATTTGCCAACATTTGGTCTTGGAGTTATACAG GTTCTTGCTACTGGAGTTACTACTTGGTTACTCGATAGAGCTGGTCGAAGAATTCTTCTCATA GTCTCTTCTGTTGTTATGTCTCTCAGTCTTCTTTTAGTCTCAGTTGCATTTTTTCTGGAG GGTACTTTTTCTGCAGACTCTAATTCTTTCCACATAATGAGCATTCTCTCATTGGTTGGACTGGTG GGTTATGTGATTGGCTTCTCTCTTGGAATGGGAGCTATTCCATGGATCATTATGTCTGAG ATTCTTCCCGTCAACATTAAGAGTCTTGCAGGTAGTGTGGCAACATTGGCTAACTGGTTGACATCTTTTGTAGTAACAATGAGTGCCAACTTACTTTTGAACTGGAGCACTGGAG GGACCTTTGCCATCTACACTGTTGTGAGTGCTTTGACTCTGGTGTTTGTGATCATATGGGTGCCTGAGACCAAGGGAAGAACTCTTGAAGAAATACAGTGGTCCTTCAGATGA
- the LOC122013355 gene encoding polygalacturonase At1g48100-like: MRCFGLLLFLVLFLLCSNFDGCEGKRGRHWKQRKTPPSLVRKKERAKNGSRHGHGGGGGLGGGGGGSGHLSPPPAPSPSPSPSAKTGSPVPAPASPKSAGVFDVLDFGAKGDGVTDDTKAFEAAWAAACKAGDSVMAVPAEFEFLVGPISFSGPYCQPNIVFQLDGMIIAPTNAKYWASGLLWWIEFTKLKGIAIRGSGVIEGRGSVWWTDTDSDVDPTHDELSSNLPQIKPTALRFYGSYNVSVTGITIQNSQQCHLKFDNCEAVQVYNITIASPGNSLNTDGIHLQNSRDVMIHHANMSCGDDCVSIQTGCSNINIHSVDCGPGHGISIGGLGRDNSKACVSNITVRDINLHGTMTGVRIKTWQGGSGSVEGIRFSNIRVSEVQTPIVIDQFYCDRSSCKNHTSAVALSGIAYENIKGTYTVKPVHFACSDASPCSDISLTRVELQPLQERYHMYEPFCWQTFGELFTPTVPPIACLQNGKPASNRILSDHDLC; the protein is encoded by the exons ATGAGGTGCTTCGGGTTGCTCCTTTTCCTTGTCCTGTTCTTGTTGTGCTCAAATTTTGATGGTTGTGAAGGGAAGAGAGGAAGGCATTGGAAACAGAGGAAGACTCCTCCATCCTTGGTCAGGAAAAAAGAAAGAGCAAAGAATGGTAGTCGACATGgacatggtggtggtggtggtcttggaggaggaggaggaggaagtggTCACTTGAGTCCTCCACCGGCGCCTAGCCCAAGCCCGAGCCCGAGCGCGAAAACAGGGTCTCCAGTGCCGGCGCCTGCATCGCCGAAGAGTGCTGGCGTCTTCGACGTGCTTGACTTTGGGGCGAAGGGAGATGGTGTCACAGATGACACGAAG GCTTTTGAGGCTGCATGGGCTGCTGCTTGCAAAGCGGGTGACTCAGTCATGGCTGTTCCGGCAGAATTCGAGTTCCTTGTGGGTCCCATCTCCTTCTCTGGGCCTTACTGCCAGCCCAACATTGTTTTccag CTAGATGGTATGATCATTGCTCCAACAAATGCCAAGTACTGGGCTTCTGGACTTCTATGGTGGATTGAGTTCACAAAACTGAAAGGCATAGCAATTCGAGGGAGTGGAGTAATCGAAGGGCGAGGAAGTGTCTGGTGGACGGACACTGACTCTGATGTCGATCCA ACACATGATGAGCTGAGCTCCAACCTGCCTCAGATTAAGCCTACT GCCTTGAGGTTCTACGGGAGCTACAATGTGTCAGTGACTGGCATCACAATTCAGAACAGCCAGCAATGCCATCTTAAGTTCGACAACTGTGAAGCTGTTCAGGTCTACAACATCACGATTGCTTCGCCGGGCAACAGCCTGAACACGGACGGAATTCATCTGCAGAACTCGAGAGATGTCATGATCCACCATGCCAACATGAGCTGTG GGGATGACTGCGTCTCAATCCAAACGGGCTGCTCAAACATCAACATCCACAGCGTAGATTGTGGACCTGGCCATGGAATCAGCATCGGTGGGCTCGGAAGAGACAACAGCAAAGCCTGTGTGTCTAACATCACCGTGAGGGACATCAATTTGCACGGCACCATGACCGGTGTCAGAATCAAGACCTGGCAG GGCGGATCAGGTTCGGTAGAGGGCATAAGATTCTCAAACATAAGAGTTTCGGAGGTCCAGACTCCGATCGTGATCGACCAATTCTACTGCGACCGGAGCTCTTGCAAGAACCATACATCAGCAGTGGCCCTTTCAGGCATTGCATATGAGAACATAAAAGGGACTTACACCGTGAAGCCAGTGCACTTTGCTTGCAGTGATGCCTCTCCGTGTTCAGATATCAGCTTAACCCGAGTAGAGCTTCAGCCTCTGCAAGAGCGTTACCACATGTATGAACCCTTCTGCTGGCAGACCTTTGGGGAGCTGTTTACCCCAACCGTCCCGCCGATCGCCTGCTTGCAGAATGGAAAGCCGGCGAGCAATCGCATACTGTCCGACCATGATTTGTGCTGA